A genomic segment from Triticum dicoccoides isolate Atlit2015 ecotype Zavitan chromosome 1A, WEW_v2.0, whole genome shotgun sequence encodes:
- the LOC119270436 gene encoding pentatricopeptide repeat-containing protein At2g20710, mitochondrial-like: MHRLLPPRGCLLRRLSTAAETSAALPHPPRRPLADSLYRRVTAVWNPNLPLTPVLEQWAVTEGRAVEKNNLMCIVKKLVRLRRFSHALELSMWMTDRRYMYLSPGDVAYRLELISKVQGLESAVNYWKSLSIQVKKSHCYGSLLKCYAEAKSVDEAEKLFAEMQDLGMMRSYPYNVMMKLYWETGQVERVHTMYRTMEESGIKPDVFSINILLTVLAAAGNFDGIEEIIKKVDPKIVNWHSHAIVARAFMEAGQQGKALRAIQESEKQIGRKDERVAYGFLLSMFADLGMSSEADRVWNVYKSKVPVCNSMYMCRISGLLKMNDIDSAEKAFREWESRYVHHDIHLTNLLINAYCAKGLMEKAEALLDEAIAKGRTPHRGTWYRLASGFFQDGQVSKAVDMTRKALACASSRWEPDLTNVLMSLEHFMEQKNVEAAEEMASMLRNLVPLTRDVYHILLETYVHAGQPVSDLLDRMKKDGFEADEETDKIIAGICQ, from the exons ATGCACCGCCTCCTCCCTCCTCGCGGCTGCCTGCTCCGACGCCTGTCCACGGCCGCCGAGACCTCCGCAGCCTTGCCCCATCCACCGCGGCGCCCGCTGGCCGACTCACTCTACCGCCGCGTCACTGCCGTATGGAACCCGAACCTCCCGCTGACTCCCGTGCTGGAGCAATGGGCGGTCACGGAGGGCCGGGCCGTCGAGAAGAACAACCTCATgtgcatcgtcaagaagctcgtccGCCTCCGCCGCTTCTCCCACGCGCTCGAG CTGTCAATGTGGATGACCGACCGGCGGTACATGTACCTGTCGCCTGGCGACGTCGCGTACCGGCTGGAGCTGATCAGCAAGGTGCAAGGCCTCGAGAGTGCCGTGAACTACTGGAAGAGCTTGTCGATCCAGGTGAAGAAATCTCATTGCTACGGATCCCTCCTGAAATGCTATGCGGAGGCAAAGTCCGTCGACGAGGCCGAAAAGCTCTTCGCGGAGATGCAGGACTTGGGAATGATGAGATCATATCCTTACAATGTGATGATGAAGCTTTACTGGGAGACCGGGCAGGTTGAGAGGGTGCACACCATGTACAGGACCATGGAAGAGAGCGGCATCAAGCCTGATGTGTTCAGTATCAACATTCTGTTGACGGTGCTTGCAGCTGCTGGGAATTTTGATGGCATTGAGGAAATTATCAAGAAGGTCGACCCGAAGATCGTGAATTGGCACTCACATGCCATTGTAGCCAGGGCTTTCATGGAAGCCGGGCAGCAAGGAAAGGCCTTGCGAGCTATCCAGGAATCAGAAAAGCAGATAGGTCGGAAGGATGAGAGGGTTGCATATGGGTTCTTGCTTTCCATGTTTGCTGATTTGGGAATGAGTAGTGAGGCAGACCGGGTTTGGAATGTCTACAAGTCCAAAGTGCCGGTATGCAACTCGATGTACATGTGCAGGATAAGTGGGCTGCTTAAGATGAATGACATTGATAGTGCTGAGAAAGCCTTTAGAGAGTGGGAAAGTAGGTATGTTCACCATGATATCCACTTAACAAACTTACTGATAAATGCTTACTGCGCCAAAGGTCTTATGGAGAAGGCAGAAGCTCTCCTGGATGAAGCTATCGCCAAAGGGAGGACACCTCACCGTGGTACttggtataggttggctagtggatTTTTCCAGGACGGCCAGGTGTCGAAGGCGGTGGATATGACAAGGAAAGCTCTTGCTTGTGCGTCTTCTCGATGGGAACCTGACCTAACAAATGTGCTAATGAGCCTGGAACATTTCATGGAGCAAAAGAATGTTGAAGCAGCCGAGGAGATGGCAAGCATGCTACGGAATTTAGTACCTTTGACAAGGGATGTTTACCACATTTTACTGGAGACATATGTTCATGCAGGACAACCAGTGTCAGATTTACTTGATCGCATGAAAAAAGATGGTTTTGAGGCTGATGAAGAAACAGATAAAATCATCGCTGGAATATGCCAGTAG